In one Corallococcus silvisoli genomic region, the following are encoded:
- a CDS encoding DUF4215 domain-containing protein, whose protein sequence is MFMTVMDSLFRGQTARMALRAGFSAAALCSLFLLSGCESNPSHPSTPEPVLARQSSALMGDGRLQPGEQCDDGNTVSGDGCSSTGTVEPGYLCNVPGNPCSLASLCGNNVTDSGELCDDGNTVDNGNGCSATCDLSLCGNGTFDNRQYPSFAQEVCDDGNRFEGDGCSRQCEVEPGFACAGSPSRCVRAGVAVFNTGVDAHNRRLPTGGVDSHWFYAGTSTGADTGVRNANDWPLEMQTARFMSPKGAQTCVYQDFLVPSTTTISQFRLRLATFNDNAFDSAKVNGVSVTPVTVSEPPGQPWQKNIFREFGTSAPWHAGINRIELCNENAASPPNAFRYLFVDAFDDHCGDGVISPREECDDGNSANGDGCSATCGIEPGYGCAGQPSACAKTCGNGNLNPGEQCDDGNTQANDGCNASCRVEAGYACPTPGQACVKTCGDGVINAGEQCDDGNTYDSDGCSASCRIESGYACTGAPSTCAPLCGNGVLDPGELCDDGNTTLGDGCSNACTLEAGYACAAPGQPCAKTCGNGNVDPGEQCDDGNLVSGDGCATECRVETGYACTAPAAGPSVCAQTCGNGTLETGETCDDAATQSGDGCSNGCRVEPGWSCSGMPSTCVTLCGDGIRAGAEACDDGNAVNGDGCSTACAVEPGWSCPAPGTACFNTCGNGVVDPGETCDDGNAVNGDGCTSACTVESGYTCSGAPSLCGTTCGDGIRAGAEVCDDGNLVGGDTCSPRCLLEVGQACTASNVCEGACNPNTQLCVAADVCGNGFLDEGEQCDDANTTNGDGCDAACGIEAGYSCAGSNPSACAVTCGDGVRAAAEACDDGNTANGDGCSATCTVEVGSGCKNRDVHVFYSRLGRADCTNVSNINMPVLPPGAARPELTVPGRYRMAYVSGAVQYSGGASWHPGILGAQSNPGTGVQGFSLGYSQPAYASFQEAVAQGFGKRRDFDAASGDVRVALIDVDCANGNNSDTEVIYRVDALSICQRLPAITHPTQGGGTGPDIGGTASPGASVSVYVDGSPTPACTAIADDRGQWTCTLSGVADGDHSATVTSTVLGATEHGTPVDFVLGQEPAPQAPVIAGPTANSTVNTATPAISGTGQPGSQVTVREGTTVLCTATVDAAGAWSCVPTAPLAQGPHAVTATAETPFGGTSPVSNTLPFIVDTQAPETFIVKGPAPTTSSRTAEFEYGSSDADATFQCSLDGGPWVPCQDRYTVAPGEHTLRVRAVDGVGNTDTSPAEHTWTVTNTRALAGGGCSAAPDASWLALLGLLGVPGLRRRRRQVA, encoded by the coding sequence ATGTTCATGACCGTGATGGATTCCCTCTTCCGGGGACAGACGGCACGCATGGCCTTGCGCGCGGGCTTCAGCGCCGCGGCCCTGTGTTCGCTGTTCCTCCTCAGCGGGTGCGAGTCGAACCCCTCGCACCCCTCCACGCCCGAGCCCGTCCTCGCGCGCCAGTCGTCGGCGCTCATGGGCGACGGCCGGCTCCAGCCCGGCGAGCAGTGCGACGACGGCAACACGGTGAGCGGGGACGGCTGTTCGTCCACCGGCACCGTGGAGCCGGGCTACCTGTGCAACGTGCCCGGCAACCCGTGCTCGCTGGCCAGCCTGTGCGGCAACAACGTCACCGACTCCGGCGAGCTGTGTGACGATGGCAACACGGTGGACAACGGCAACGGCTGTTCGGCCACGTGCGACCTGTCCCTGTGTGGCAACGGCACGTTCGACAACCGCCAGTACCCGTCCTTCGCGCAGGAGGTCTGCGACGACGGCAACCGCTTCGAGGGCGACGGGTGCAGCCGGCAGTGCGAGGTGGAGCCCGGCTTCGCCTGCGCGGGCAGCCCCAGCCGCTGCGTGAGGGCGGGCGTGGCGGTGTTCAACACCGGCGTGGACGCGCACAACCGCCGCCTGCCCACGGGCGGGGTGGACTCGCACTGGTTCTACGCGGGCACCTCCACCGGCGCGGACACCGGCGTGCGCAACGCCAACGACTGGCCGCTGGAGATGCAGACCGCGCGCTTCATGTCGCCCAAGGGCGCGCAGACGTGCGTCTACCAGGACTTCCTCGTCCCCTCGACGACGACCATCTCCCAGTTCCGCCTGCGCCTGGCGACCTTCAATGACAACGCGTTCGACAGCGCGAAGGTGAACGGCGTGTCCGTGACCCCCGTCACCGTGAGCGAGCCTCCGGGCCAGCCCTGGCAGAAGAACATCTTCCGCGAGTTCGGCACCAGCGCCCCCTGGCACGCGGGCATCAACCGCATCGAGCTGTGCAACGAGAACGCGGCCTCGCCCCCGAACGCCTTCCGCTACCTCTTCGTGGACGCGTTCGACGACCACTGCGGCGACGGCGTCATCTCCCCGCGCGAGGAGTGCGACGACGGCAACAGCGCCAACGGCGACGGGTGCAGCGCCACCTGCGGCATCGAGCCCGGCTATGGCTGCGCGGGCCAGCCCAGCGCCTGCGCGAAGACGTGCGGCAACGGCAACCTGAACCCGGGCGAGCAGTGCGACGACGGCAACACCCAGGCCAACGACGGCTGCAACGCGAGCTGCCGCGTGGAGGCCGGCTACGCCTGCCCCACGCCGGGGCAGGCCTGCGTGAAGACCTGCGGCGACGGTGTCATCAACGCCGGGGAGCAGTGCGACGACGGCAACACGTACGACTCCGACGGCTGCTCGGCGTCGTGCCGCATCGAGTCCGGCTACGCCTGCACCGGCGCCCCGTCCACCTGCGCCCCGCTGTGCGGCAACGGCGTGCTGGACCCGGGCGAGCTGTGCGACGACGGCAACACCACCCTGGGCGACGGCTGCTCCAACGCCTGCACCCTGGAGGCGGGCTACGCCTGCGCCGCGCCGGGCCAGCCCTGCGCGAAGACCTGCGGCAACGGCAACGTGGACCCCGGTGAGCAGTGCGACGACGGCAACCTCGTGTCGGGCGACGGCTGCGCCACCGAGTGCCGCGTGGAGACGGGCTACGCCTGCACCGCGCCCGCGGCGGGACCCTCCGTGTGCGCCCAGACGTGCGGCAACGGCACCCTGGAGACGGGCGAGACCTGCGACGACGCCGCCACGCAGTCCGGCGACGGCTGCTCCAACGGCTGCCGTGTCGAGCCGGGCTGGAGCTGCTCGGGGATGCCCAGCACCTGCGTCACCCTCTGCGGCGACGGCATCCGCGCGGGCGCCGAGGCGTGCGACGACGGCAACGCCGTCAATGGCGACGGCTGCTCGACCGCGTGCGCGGTGGAGCCGGGCTGGAGCTGCCCCGCGCCCGGCACCGCGTGCTTCAACACCTGCGGCAACGGCGTGGTGGACCCCGGCGAGACGTGTGACGACGGCAACGCCGTCAACGGCGACGGCTGCACCAGCGCCTGCACGGTGGAGAGCGGCTACACGTGCAGCGGCGCGCCCAGCCTCTGCGGCACGACGTGCGGCGACGGCATCCGCGCGGGCGCGGAGGTCTGCGACGACGGCAACCTGGTGGGCGGCGACACCTGCTCGCCGCGCTGCTTGCTGGAGGTGGGCCAGGCGTGCACCGCGTCCAACGTCTGCGAGGGGGCCTGCAACCCCAACACCCAGCTGTGCGTGGCGGCGGACGTGTGCGGCAACGGCTTCCTCGACGAGGGCGAGCAGTGCGACGACGCCAACACCACGAACGGCGACGGCTGCGACGCGGCCTGTGGCATCGAGGCGGGTTACAGCTGCGCGGGCAGCAACCCGTCCGCGTGCGCGGTGACGTGCGGCGACGGCGTCCGCGCGGCCGCCGAGGCGTGCGACGACGGCAACACCGCGAATGGTGATGGCTGCTCGGCCACGTGCACCGTGGAGGTGGGGTCCGGCTGCAAGAACCGCGACGTGCACGTCTTCTACTCGCGGCTGGGGCGCGCGGACTGCACCAACGTGTCCAACATCAACATGCCCGTCCTCCCGCCGGGCGCGGCGCGGCCGGAGCTGACCGTGCCGGGCCGCTATCGCATGGCCTATGTCTCCGGCGCGGTGCAGTACTCCGGCGGCGCGTCCTGGCACCCCGGCATCCTCGGGGCGCAGTCCAACCCCGGCACGGGCGTGCAGGGCTTCTCGCTGGGCTACAGCCAGCCCGCGTACGCCTCCTTCCAGGAGGCCGTGGCGCAGGGCTTCGGCAAGCGCCGGGACTTCGACGCGGCCTCGGGTGACGTGCGCGTGGCGCTCATCGACGTCGACTGCGCGAACGGGAACAACTCCGACACGGAGGTCATCTACCGCGTGGACGCGCTGTCCATCTGCCAGCGGCTGCCCGCCATCACCCACCCGACGCAGGGCGGCGGCACGGGGCCGGACATCGGCGGCACCGCGTCCCCGGGCGCGTCCGTGTCCGTCTACGTGGATGGCTCCCCGACGCCCGCGTGCACCGCCATCGCGGACGACCGCGGCCAGTGGACGTGCACGCTCTCCGGTGTGGCGGATGGCGACCACTCGGCCACCGTCACCTCCACGGTGCTGGGCGCCACGGAGCACGGGACGCCGGTGGACTTCGTGCTCGGCCAGGAGCCCGCGCCCCAGGCCCCGGTCATCGCGGGCCCCACGGCGAACAGCACCGTGAACACCGCCACGCCCGCCATCTCCGGCACCGGCCAGCCCGGCAGCCAGGTGACGGTGCGCGAAGGCACCACGGTCCTCTGCACCGCCACCGTCGACGCGGCGGGCGCCTGGAGCTGCGTGCCCACGGCGCCGCTGGCGCAGGGCCCGCACGCCGTGACGGCGACGGCGGAGACCCCGTTCGGTGGGACCAGCCCCGTGTCCAATACCCTGCCGTTCATCGTGGACACCCAGGCCCCCGAGACCTTCATCGTGAAGGGCCCGGCGCCCACCACCTCCAGCCGCACGGCGGAGTTCGAGTACGGCTCCTCCGACGCGGACGCGACGTTCCAGTGCAGCCTGGATGGGGGCCCCTGGGTCCCGTGCCAGGACCGCTACACCGTGGCGCCAGGGGAGCACACCCTGCGCGTGCGCGCGGTGGACGGGGTAGGCAACACGGATACCTCGCCCGCGGAGCACACGTGGACGGTGACGAACACGCGCGCCCTCGCGGGTGGCGGGTGCAGCGCCGCGCCGGATGCCTCCTGGCTGGCCCTCCTGGGCCTCCTGGGGGTGCCGGGGCTGCGCCGCCGTCGGCGACAGGTCGCATAG
- the rnk gene encoding nucleoside diphosphate kinase regulator, with translation MTHDHPLLVTDTDLQRLERVVEQYGNARNADVVEQLESELARAVVTSSAAIPRDVVTMNSTVVFEDEEAGETREVTLVYPKDANSDAGRISILAPVGSALIGLSVGQTVEWPLPNGRTRRLRIVAVPYQPEAAGHFDL, from the coding sequence ATGACCCACGACCATCCCCTCCTTGTCACCGACACCGACCTCCAGCGCCTGGAGCGCGTCGTCGAACAGTACGGCAACGCTCGCAACGCCGACGTCGTGGAGCAGCTGGAGTCCGAGCTGGCCCGCGCCGTCGTCACGTCCTCCGCCGCCATCCCCCGGGATGTCGTCACCATGAACAGCACCGTCGTCTTCGAGGACGAAGAGGCCGGCGAGACGCGCGAGGTGACGCTCGTCTATCCCAAGGACGCCAACAGCGACGCGGGCCGCATCTCCATCCTGGCGCCCGTGGGCAGCGCGCTGATTGGCCTGTCCGTGGGCCAGACCGTGGAGTGGCCCCTGCCCAACGGCCGCACCCGGCGCCTGCGCATCGTCGCCGTGCCCTACCAGCCCGAAGCCGCCGGCCACTTCGACCTGTGA
- a CDS encoding serine/threonine-protein kinase: MSSDEAAALREEALRLHRGPLELLKERGRLTEHTLDLLRQDLGRGRTDRGGAIEAPTLSSSPPSALAAEAVPSFPVPGWDRYEPVRFLGQGGMGQVFLAYDPLLRRNVALKFVRDGDPELARRFLSEARAQARVRHERVCEVYEVGEVRGQAFIAMRYVEGPSLGHLSNTLTLEQRVWVLCQAAEGVHAAHRVGLVHRDLKPGNILVERTEDGGFLPFVMDFGLARDWREQGANPNAILGTPHYMPPEQARGEGHRLDRRADVYALGATLYALLTGQPPFTGDTEKQVLARLQSEAPLRPCALEPNIPEDLEAIVLKCLEKERALRYDSVRSFTEDLERFLSGEPVRARHGARYWLRKKVRKHRALLALGGVVVAVVAGALTQAELARAEVAERERLARAFTERVERIESSARYSALSRLHDTREDRKALRASMASLEEEIRRAGVQAEGPGQYALGRALFALDDLDGARTRLESAWALGYREPRVAWALAQVLGHLYREQLLLDVERRAPEQREARLKELNGRYRDPALAYLRQAEGPDVPAPPSFVQALFAFYEDRPEEALALLDAPGTQAPWFYEAPLLRGDILLARAMRRWNGGDRAGSQADLALSREAYSAAVATAESQPVVHSVLGRLELAALVMELYGEGHVLPHYERGLEALSRALAAAPDHARSLVLVARFHRRLAEQRIIQGGEGVEALLEKALAALGAAEAVATTSDRVPLERALTYRLWARHQLMHGQDPREQFRLAVAAFEQLRPEERDYAYHANLGLTWQGQADAEAARGGDVLPLLDKAIDAYQAALKLSEQQPYTWINLGVAYRKRADAPDAPDAAGDLRRANSALTRALSLNPDNFGACFNGAEVAEQLARARYLKGEDVGVDLERALSLYRQGLALNAKQPALHNALGSAVFWQAELRAEEGGDTKALLDEARASFERARALAPTQGFAFNNLGEWEVFRAELLLEKGADPGTALRAAVDDYSEALKRLPDDADLLANLGKAWVRQAQWALLQGRDPAADLTKADTALSRARELNPRLGNAWRYLAEADSLRARWTARGHGEAEGDFARAAQSFEEALKRDPRLEYRLAAADLHGAWARWRLGEGRDATAGVARGLELAEAVVAARPRWVRAREVRDGLLKLRDGARAPVRERAADAREP, from the coding sequence TTGTCCTCCGATGAGGCGGCGGCCCTGCGCGAGGAAGCCCTCCGCCTTCACCGCGGGCCCCTGGAGCTCCTGAAGGAGCGAGGCCGGCTGACGGAGCACACCCTGGACCTCTTGCGGCAGGACCTGGGCCGGGGTCGCACGGACCGGGGGGGCGCCATCGAGGCTCCGACGCTGTCGTCCTCGCCCCCGTCGGCGCTGGCCGCGGAGGCGGTGCCCTCCTTCCCGGTGCCCGGCTGGGACCGCTACGAGCCGGTGCGCTTCCTGGGGCAGGGCGGCATGGGGCAGGTGTTCCTGGCCTATGACCCGCTGCTGCGCCGCAACGTGGCCCTCAAGTTCGTGCGCGACGGGGACCCGGAGCTGGCCCGCCGCTTCCTGTCGGAGGCCCGGGCCCAGGCCCGCGTGCGCCACGAGCGCGTGTGCGAGGTCTACGAAGTGGGCGAGGTGCGTGGGCAGGCCTTCATCGCCATGCGCTACGTGGAGGGCCCGTCGCTGGGGCACCTCTCCAACACGCTCACGCTGGAGCAGCGGGTGTGGGTGCTGTGCCAGGCCGCGGAGGGCGTGCACGCGGCGCACCGCGTGGGGCTGGTCCACCGCGACCTGAAGCCCGGCAACATCCTGGTGGAGCGCACGGAGGACGGCGGCTTCCTGCCGTTCGTGATGGACTTCGGACTCGCGCGGGACTGGCGCGAACAGGGCGCCAACCCGAACGCCATCCTGGGCACGCCGCACTACATGCCGCCGGAGCAGGCCCGGGGCGAGGGCCACCGGCTGGACCGCCGCGCGGACGTCTACGCGCTGGGCGCGACGCTGTACGCGCTGCTCACCGGGCAGCCGCCCTTCACCGGCGACACGGAGAAGCAGGTCCTCGCGCGGCTCCAATCCGAAGCGCCGCTGCGCCCGTGCGCCCTGGAGCCGAACATCCCGGAGGACCTGGAGGCCATCGTCCTCAAGTGCCTGGAGAAGGAGCGGGCCCTCCGCTACGACTCCGTGCGCTCCTTCACCGAGGACCTGGAGCGCTTCCTGTCGGGCGAGCCCGTGCGCGCGCGCCACGGGGCGCGCTACTGGCTGCGCAAGAAGGTCCGCAAGCACCGCGCGCTGCTGGCGCTGGGCGGCGTGGTGGTCGCGGTGGTGGCCGGAGCGCTCACGCAGGCGGAGCTGGCGCGCGCCGAGGTGGCGGAGCGCGAGCGGCTGGCCCGGGCGTTCACCGAGCGCGTGGAGCGCATCGAGTCCTCCGCGCGCTACTCCGCCCTGTCGCGCCTGCACGACACGCGCGAGGACCGGAAGGCCCTGCGCGCGAGCATGGCCTCGCTGGAGGAGGAGATCCGCCGCGCGGGCGTGCAGGCGGAGGGGCCCGGGCAGTACGCGCTGGGTCGCGCCCTCTTCGCGCTGGATGACCTGGACGGCGCCCGGACCCGGCTGGAGTCCGCGTGGGCGCTGGGCTACCGCGAGCCCCGCGTGGCGTGGGCGCTGGCGCAGGTGCTGGGCCACCTCTACCGCGAACAGCTGCTGCTGGACGTGGAGCGCCGGGCCCCCGAGCAGCGCGAGGCCCGCCTGAAGGAGCTGAACGGACGCTACCGCGACCCCGCGCTCGCGTACCTGCGTCAGGCGGAGGGGCCGGACGTGCCGGCGCCGCCCTCGTTCGTGCAGGCCCTGTTCGCCTTCTACGAGGACCGCCCGGAGGAGGCGCTGGCCCTGCTGGACGCGCCCGGAACGCAGGCGCCGTGGTTCTACGAAGCGCCGCTCTTGCGCGGCGACATCCTGCTCGCGCGAGCCATGCGCCGGTGGAATGGCGGCGACCGCGCGGGCTCGCAGGCGGACCTGGCGCTGAGCCGCGAGGCGTACTCCGCCGCGGTCGCCACCGCGGAGAGCCAGCCCGTCGTGCACTCGGTGCTGGGCCGGCTGGAGCTGGCCGCGCTGGTGATGGAGCTGTACGGCGAGGGCCATGTCCTGCCGCACTACGAGCGCGGCCTGGAGGCGCTGTCGCGCGCGCTCGCCGCCGCGCCGGACCACGCGCGCTCGCTGGTGCTGGTGGCGCGCTTCCACCGCCGGCTCGCGGAGCAGCGCATCATCCAGGGCGGGGAGGGCGTGGAGGCGCTCCTGGAGAAGGCCCTGGCCGCGCTCGGCGCCGCGGAGGCCGTGGCCACGACGAGCGACCGCGTCCCGCTGGAGCGGGCCCTCACGTACCGGCTGTGGGCGCGCCACCAGCTGATGCACGGACAGGATCCGCGCGAGCAGTTCCGGCTCGCCGTCGCCGCCTTCGAACAGCTGCGCCCCGAGGAGCGCGACTACGCCTACCACGCCAACCTGGGCCTCACGTGGCAGGGGCAGGCGGACGCGGAGGCCGCGCGCGGCGGGGACGTGCTGCCCCTGCTGGACAAGGCCATCGACGCGTACCAGGCGGCCCTCAAGCTGAGCGAGCAGCAGCCCTACACGTGGATCAACCTGGGGGTCGCGTACCGCAAGCGGGCCGACGCGCCGGACGCCCCCGACGCGGCGGGGGACCTGCGCCGCGCGAACAGCGCGCTGACCCGGGCCCTGTCCCTCAACCCGGACAACTTCGGGGCCTGCTTCAACGGCGCGGAGGTGGCCGAACAGCTCGCGCGCGCCCGCTACCTGAAGGGCGAGGACGTGGGCGTGGACCTGGAGCGCGCCCTGTCGCTGTACCGGCAGGGGCTGGCGCTCAACGCGAAGCAGCCCGCGCTCCACAACGCCCTGGGCTCCGCGGTGTTCTGGCAGGCGGAGCTGCGCGCGGAGGAGGGCGGGGACACGAAGGCCCTGCTCGACGAGGCGAGGGCGTCCTTCGAGCGGGCCCGCGCCCTGGCGCCCACGCAGGGCTTCGCCTTCAACAACCTGGGGGAGTGGGAGGTCTTCCGCGCGGAGCTGCTGCTGGAGAAGGGCGCGGACCCGGGGACCGCGCTGCGCGCCGCGGTGGACGACTACTCGGAGGCGCTGAAGCGGCTGCCAGACGACGCGGACCTGCTGGCGAACCTGGGCAAGGCGTGGGTGCGTCAGGCGCAGTGGGCGCTGCTCCAGGGGCGCGACCCCGCGGCGGACCTCACGAAGGCGGACACGGCGCTGAGCCGGGCGCGCGAACTCAACCCCCGGCTGGGCAATGCGTGGCGCTACCTGGCGGAGGCCGACAGCCTCCGGGCGCGCTGGACGGCGCGTGGCCACGGCGAGGCGGAGGGGGACTTCGCGCGCGCGGCCCAGTCCTTCGAGGAGGCCCTGAAGCGCGACCCCCGGCTGGAGTACCGGCTGGCGGCGGCGGACCTCCACGGCGCGTGGGCCCGGTGGCGCCTGGGCGAGGGGCGGGACGCGACCGCCGGGGTGGCGCGGGGGCTGGAGCTGGCTGAAGCGGTGGTGGCGGCCCGTCCCCGGTGGGTCCGGGCTCGCGAGGTGAGGGACGGTCTGCTGAAGCTCCGCGACGGCGCGCGCGCCCCGGTGCGGGAGCGCGCGGCGGACGCCCGGGAGCCTTGA
- the opgC gene encoding OpgC domain-containing protein, translating to MKRRPEFDSLRGVLLVLMTLTHLPTRLSVLGNQPFGFVSAAEGFVFLSAFLVGVVHAKKLGTSSPVAMVRSLWARALKVYGYHVALLGFAFTIIAALGVAARRPAIHNLLGFFHQDPFTALWSSLFLLYCPPLLDILPLYVVLLLLTPAVLLGARKEGWSRVLGLSALIWVWAQVGLKRALYDLLVAIPVLPWPPLSIDLSGAFDLFAWQFLWVLGVWLGVARATAPEQREPVSRRLLTGALVVSAGFFVVRHLDVDLGAASVLFDKWSLAPLRLVNFLAVALLASWLMPRVFLWLRPRVLEALGQASLPVFAVHVVLCLLSLSLLDENEDPLDYWDEIAVLVATFCSMYFVALRQRLSGRSMGPPSPS from the coding sequence ATGAAACGCCGCCCCGAATTCGACAGCCTGCGCGGAGTGCTCCTCGTCCTGATGACGCTGACGCACCTGCCCACCCGGTTGAGCGTCCTGGGCAACCAGCCCTTCGGCTTCGTGTCCGCCGCGGAGGGCTTCGTGTTCCTCTCCGCGTTCCTCGTCGGCGTGGTGCACGCGAAGAAGCTGGGCACGTCCAGCCCCGTGGCGATGGTGAGGAGCCTCTGGGCGCGGGCCCTCAAGGTGTACGGCTACCACGTCGCCCTGCTCGGCTTCGCGTTCACCATCATCGCGGCGCTCGGCGTCGCCGCGCGCAGGCCGGCCATCCACAACCTGCTCGGGTTCTTCCATCAGGATCCGTTCACCGCCCTGTGGAGCAGCCTCTTCCTCCTCTACTGCCCCCCGCTGCTGGACATCCTCCCGCTCTACGTCGTGCTGCTCCTGCTCACGCCCGCGGTGCTGCTGGGCGCGCGCAAGGAGGGCTGGTCCCGGGTGCTGGGCCTGAGCGCGCTCATCTGGGTCTGGGCGCAGGTGGGCCTCAAGCGCGCCCTCTACGACCTGCTCGTCGCCATCCCCGTGCTGCCGTGGCCGCCCCTGAGCATCGACCTGTCGGGCGCGTTCGACCTGTTCGCGTGGCAGTTCCTCTGGGTGCTGGGCGTCTGGCTGGGCGTCGCCCGCGCCACCGCGCCGGAGCAGCGCGAGCCCGTGTCCCGCAGGCTGCTGACGGGGGCGCTCGTCGTCAGCGCCGGGTTCTTCGTCGTGCGCCACCTGGACGTGGACCTGGGCGCCGCGTCGGTGTTGTTCGACAAGTGGTCGCTCGCGCCGCTGCGCCTCGTGAACTTCCTGGCCGTGGCCCTGCTCGCGAGCTGGCTCATGCCCCGGGTGTTCCTCTGGCTGCGCCCCAGGGTGCTGGAGGCGCTGGGACAGGCGTCGCTGCCCGTGTTCGCCGTCCACGTCGTGCTGTGCCTGCTCAGCCTGTCCCTGCTCGACGAGAACGAGGACCCGCTGGACTACTGGGATGAGATCGCCGTCCTCGTGGCGACCTTCTGCAGCATGTACTTCGTGGCGCTGCGGCAGCGGCTGTCGGGCCGGAGCATGGGCCCGCCCTCGCCGTCGTAG
- a CDS encoding OmpA family protein, producing the protein MFARRHHLGLGGLAVLCAFSAQAQSTIPGIELERLQLNPGMRDSLVLSTGDLLSAGQFRVGLTAHYENRPLVVVEDDQRQGDVISNRVTAHVSAAYALTNWLEVGAQVPIVAQWGPETAGLGLTRPTTSALGTPWLQARLGFLAENRGGPLDLGLHLGAALPLGSKAALTRDEGFTFSPRLGAGKQLGGTFRVGADVGALVRTKTYALTPQTRPYLDEMGVELNGGVNLSAALWGLREEVIVRGTVPTQDSPSSMEVLAGLRAPTADGTEVYVMGGPGFGRTPGTPRFRVLAGVSFGTPPASPAPVCVEGKPYVMADCPDLDADGDGVRNGVDQCPTTAGVAQLQGCPDQDDDHDGIPNLADKCPTQPENKNGFEDEDGCPDDPDSDGDGIVDSKDQCPHEPETFNRYKDDDGCPDVEPDRDGDGIVDRLDNCPDEPGTEANGGCKQAPLARIDSGSIRILEAVFFENNQAVIQKRSNAVLDKVAAILVSHPDIAKVRVEGHTDNTGKAQYNLDLSQRRSEAVVDYLVGKGVQRERLEAKGFGPTQPIADNAKADGRAKNRRVEFKIIGEAEGVQTAPASSSSPETLQK; encoded by the coding sequence TTGTTCGCACGAAGGCATCACCTTGGGCTCGGAGGACTGGCCGTCCTCTGCGCCTTCAGCGCCCAGGCCCAGAGCACCATTCCGGGCATCGAACTGGAGCGCCTGCAGCTCAACCCCGGCATGCGCGACAGCCTGGTGCTGTCCACCGGGGACCTGCTCTCCGCGGGCCAGTTCCGCGTCGGGCTCACCGCGCACTACGAGAACCGCCCCCTGGTCGTCGTGGAGGACGACCAGCGGCAGGGCGACGTCATCTCCAACCGCGTGACGGCGCACGTGAGCGCCGCGTACGCGCTCACGAACTGGTTGGAGGTGGGCGCGCAGGTGCCCATCGTGGCGCAGTGGGGCCCGGAGACCGCCGGACTGGGCCTGACCCGTCCCACCACCAGCGCGCTGGGCACGCCGTGGCTCCAGGCCCGCCTGGGCTTCCTCGCCGAGAACCGGGGCGGACCGCTGGACCTGGGGCTGCACCTGGGCGCGGCCCTGCCCCTGGGCAGCAAGGCCGCCCTCACCCGCGACGAGGGCTTCACCTTCTCCCCGCGCCTGGGCGCCGGGAAGCAGCTGGGCGGCACCTTCCGCGTGGGCGCCGACGTGGGCGCGCTCGTGCGCACCAAGACGTACGCGCTGACGCCGCAGACGCGGCCCTATCTCGATGAGATGGGCGTGGAGCTCAACGGCGGCGTCAACCTGTCCGCCGCCCTCTGGGGCCTGCGCGAGGAAGTCATCGTGCGCGGCACCGTGCCCACGCAGGACTCGCCCAGCTCGATGGAGGTCCTCGCGGGCCTGCGCGCCCCCACCGCCGACGGCACCGAGGTGTACGTCATGGGCGGTCCTGGCTTTGGCCGGACGCCGGGCACGCCGCGCTTCCGCGTGCTCGCGGGGGTGTCCTTCGGCACGCCCCCCGCGTCCCCGGCCCCCGTCTGTGTCGAGGGCAAGCCGTACGTGATGGCCGACTGTCCCGACCTGGACGCCGACGGCGATGGCGTGCGCAACGGCGTGGACCAGTGCCCCACGACCGCGGGCGTCGCGCAGCTCCAGGGCTGCCCGGACCAGGACGACGACCACGACGGCATCCCCAACCTGGCGGACAAGTGCCCCACCCAGCCGGAGAACAAGAACGGCTTCGAGGACGAGGACGGCTGCCCGGACGACCCTGACTCCGACGGGGACGGCATCGTCGACTCCAAGGACCAGTGCCCGCACGAGCCGGAGACCTTCAACCGCTACAAGGACGACGACGGCTGCCCGGACGTGGAGCCCGACCGCGACGGTGACGGCATCGTCGACCGGCTGGACAACTGCCCGGACGAGCCCGGCACCGAGGCCAACGGCGGCTGCAAGCAGGCGCCGCTCGCGCGCATCGACTCGGGGAGCATCCGCATCCTGGAGGCCGTCTTCTTCGAGAACAACCAGGCCGTCATCCAGAAGCGCAGCAACGCCGTGCTGGACAAGGTCGCGGCCATCCTCGTGTCCCATCCGGACATCGCGAAGGTGCGCGTCGAGGGCCACACCGACAACACCGGCAAGGCCCAGTACAACCTGGACCTGTCCCAGCGGCGCTCCGAGGCGGTGGTGGACTACCTCGTGGGCAAGGGCGTGCAGCGAGAGCGGTTGGAGGCGAAGGGCTTCGGGCCCACGCAGCCCATCGCGGACAACGCCAAGGCGGACGGACGCGCGAAGAACCGCCGCGTCGAGTTCAAGATCATCGGAGAGGCCGAAGGCGTCCAGACGGCGCCGGCCTCCTCCTCTTCCCCGGAAACCCTTCAGAAGTAA